From a single Paraburkholderia edwinii genomic region:
- a CDS encoding alpha/beta fold hydrolase: MTALNGYVTVGHGPRKVIALSGWFGSSADWQTIAPMLDVDAFTYAFFDYRGYGASLERDGAFTFAEAASDVLALADHLDWPRFSLVGHSMGGMAMQRVLLAAPERIERMAGISAVPACGSRMDEARLAGFSATINDVSKRAAIIAFSTGNRLTPRWSTHLANESMRLSRREAFAGYLPEWATRDFSAELAGSAAAQVPVKLFIGEHDPTLTADLMNRTWLTWYEHATLETLANAGHYAMYEIPVALATKLEDWLKQTT; this comes from the coding sequence ATGACAGCTCTGAACGGATATGTGACGGTCGGTCACGGCCCGCGCAAGGTCATCGCGCTGTCGGGCTGGTTCGGCAGTTCAGCCGACTGGCAAACAATCGCGCCGATGCTCGATGTCGACGCTTTCACCTATGCTTTCTTCGACTATCGCGGCTACGGAGCATCGCTCGAACGCGACGGCGCTTTCACGTTCGCCGAAGCGGCAAGCGATGTGCTCGCACTTGCCGATCATCTCGACTGGCCCCGCTTCAGCCTGGTCGGGCATTCGATGGGCGGCATGGCGATGCAGCGCGTGCTGCTTGCAGCGCCGGAGCGGATCGAGCGCATGGCCGGCATCTCCGCGGTGCCCGCTTGCGGCTCGCGGATGGATGAGGCACGCCTCGCAGGTTTTAGCGCGACGATCAACGACGTGTCAAAACGGGCGGCCATCATCGCCTTTTCGACCGGCAATCGCCTGACGCCGCGCTGGAGCACGCATCTCGCGAACGAATCGATGCGCCTGTCGCGCCGCGAAGCGTTCGCCGGCTATCTGCCCGAATGGGCGACGCGCGACTTCTCGGCTGAACTCGCGGGCAGCGCAGCAGCGCAGGTGCCGGTCAAACTCTTTATCGGCGAGCACGATCCGACGCTGACCGCCGATCTGATGAACCGCACGTGGCTTACATGGTACGAGCACGCAACGCTCGAAACGCTTGCGAATGCGGGCCACTATGCGATGTATGAAATTCCCGTTGCGCTTGCAACGAAGCTGGAAGACTGGCTGAAACAAACGACGTAG
- a CDS encoding (2Fe-2S)-binding protein has protein sequence MVEVQLQVNGVDVRHEVPDQTLLVEFLRETLRLTGTHVGCDTSQCGACTVNLDGVSVKSCTVLAAQASGGRVVTVEGLKPSATTGLHPVQNAFVQCHGLQCGFCTPGMIMSCDFYLRDAPSLDEASICHALEGNICRCTGYVNIIEAVRHAAREMYPEHAASAAHREEQHS, from the coding sequence ATGGTTGAAGTCCAGTTGCAGGTGAATGGCGTCGATGTGCGGCACGAAGTGCCGGACCAGACGCTGCTCGTCGAATTTCTGCGCGAGACGCTGCGCCTGACCGGCACGCACGTCGGCTGCGACACGAGTCAGTGCGGCGCGTGCACGGTCAATCTCGACGGCGTTTCCGTGAAGTCATGCACGGTGCTCGCCGCGCAGGCAAGCGGCGGCCGCGTCGTCACGGTCGAAGGGCTGAAGCCGAGCGCAACGACCGGCCTGCATCCGGTGCAAAACGCGTTCGTGCAATGTCACGGCCTGCAATGCGGGTTCTGCACGCCGGGCATGATCATGTCGTGCGACTTCTATCTGCGCGATGCGCCGTCACTCGACGAAGCGAGCATCTGCCACGCTCTCGAAGGGAACATCTGCCGCTGTACGGGCTACGTGAACATCATCGAGGCGGTGCGGCACGCGGCGCGTGAAATGTACCCGGAGCATGCGGCGAGCGCCGCGCATCGGGAGGAACAACACTCATGA
- a CDS encoding FAD binding domain-containing protein — protein MYETTYLRASTLDEAVAWLREHDEARPLSGGMTLIPTLKQRLAAPSHLIDLTRIDAMRGIAVENGVLRVGALTRHAEVAASPIVAGAIPALAQLANVIADPQVRNRGTMGGSVANNDPAADYPSAVIALNAQVVTSERRIPADDYFVDTFETALAPDEIVTAIEYAIPLRGAYAKFRQPASGYAVVGVFIAQYADSVRVGVTGAGASVFRWHDAEDALTRELSEASLTAVKMDTSTLPDDPNASAAYRAHLIETYARRALQTLLAQPLRPLA, from the coding sequence ATGTACGAGACCACCTATCTGCGCGCATCGACGCTCGACGAAGCCGTCGCGTGGCTGCGCGAGCATGACGAAGCGCGACCGCTATCGGGCGGCATGACGCTGATCCCGACGCTCAAGCAGCGGCTCGCGGCGCCGTCCCATCTGATCGATCTCACGCGTATCGACGCAATGCGCGGCATTGCGGTTGAAAACGGCGTGCTGCGTGTCGGCGCCTTGACGCGACATGCGGAAGTCGCCGCCTCTCCGATCGTGGCCGGTGCGATTCCCGCGCTCGCGCAGCTCGCGAATGTGATCGCCGATCCGCAAGTGCGCAATCGCGGCACGATGGGCGGATCGGTTGCGAACAACGACCCGGCCGCCGACTATCCGTCCGCGGTCATCGCGTTGAACGCGCAAGTCGTCACCTCCGAACGGCGCATTCCCGCTGACGACTACTTCGTCGATACGTTCGAAACGGCGCTCGCGCCTGACGAGATCGTCACCGCAATCGAATACGCGATTCCGCTGCGCGGCGCCTACGCGAAGTTCCGGCAGCCGGCGTCGGGTTATGCGGTGGTCGGCGTGTTTATCGCGCAGTACGCCGACTCCGTGCGTGTCGGCGTAACCGGCGCGGGCGCATCGGTGTTCCGCTGGCACGATGCGGAAGACGCGCTGACTCGTGAGCTTTCCGAAGCATCGCTTACAGCCGTGAAAATGGACACGTCGACGCTGCCCGACGATCCGAACGCATCGGCCGCCTATCGCGCGCATCTGATCGAAACCTACGCGCGCCGCGCGTTGCAAACACTGCTTGCGCAACCGCTGCGCCCGCTTGCCTAA
- a CDS encoding VOC family protein: MATIPAVLGLHHFAWRSRNAEETRHFYEDILGLPLTHVIRLDHVPSTGEHCPYVHLFFELADGSNIAFFDLGDNTAALPSPNTPAWVNHIAFRVASLDELETMKQRLTANGIEVLGVTDHHFVRSIYFFDPNGLRVELTTVVADAATLEGFKMRARGTLDAWTAEQKKAVSETHPA; this comes from the coding sequence ATGGCCACGATACCCGCCGTCCTCGGACTGCACCATTTCGCATGGCGCAGCCGCAATGCCGAGGAAACCCGTCATTTCTACGAGGACATCCTCGGCCTGCCGCTCACGCACGTGATTCGCCTCGACCACGTGCCGAGCACCGGCGAGCACTGTCCGTACGTGCATCTGTTCTTCGAGCTCGCGGACGGTTCGAACATCGCGTTCTTCGATCTCGGCGACAATACGGCGGCCCTGCCGTCGCCGAATACGCCCGCGTGGGTCAATCACATCGCGTTCCGCGTCGCGTCGCTTGACGAGCTCGAAACGATGAAGCAACGGCTCACCGCGAACGGCATTGAAGTGCTTGGCGTGACCGATCACCACTTCGTGCGCTCGATCTATTTCTTCGATCCGAATGGGCTGCGTGTCGAGCTGACGACGGTCGTGGCAGACGCCGCCACGCTCGAAGGCTTTAAAATGCGCGCTCGCGGTACGCTCGATGCGTGGACCGCGGAACAGAAAAAAGCTGTATCGGAGACACACCCCGCATGA
- the fahA gene encoding fumarylacetoacetase, with translation MTELNSTHDPALRSWVESANLPGADFPIQNLPFGAFERDGNARTGVAIGDRIVDLQALHEAALLDGDAAIACAAATCGDGTLNRLMALEPRYLSALRRALSALLRSDSPMLSQVQPRAAVLLPRIADVTMRLPCEIGDYTDFLTSLHHTERHGRYKGLADPLPAAFKSLPIAYHGRSSSLRVSGGDVRRPHGQYRDAQGNVRFGPAPALDFELELAAFIGRGNAFTRPVAIDDAHQHIFGYCLLNDWSAKSIQWFEQVLGPFLGKSFHSSLSPWIVTAEALAPFRKSAPSRAAGDPVIMPHLNGSFDQRNGGLNLELEAFLSTAKLRAAGAAPVRITRTHLDNLYWTFAQMVAHHTSNGCNLRTGDLLGSGTISGADDVSRACLTELTNAGKDPLQLPNGETRTALEDGDEVIFHARAVQPGAVTIGFGECRGTIAPAFDASHATGASTNRSEAHA, from the coding sequence ATGACCGAGCTGAATTCCACTCACGATCCGGCCCTGCGCAGCTGGGTTGAATCGGCCAATCTGCCCGGTGCGGACTTCCCGATTCAAAACCTGCCGTTCGGCGCTTTCGAGCGCGACGGCAACGCGCGCACCGGTGTCGCGATCGGCGATCGCATCGTCGATTTGCAGGCGCTGCACGAAGCGGCGCTGCTTGACGGCGATGCCGCGATCGCGTGCGCAGCCGCTACTTGCGGCGACGGCACGCTCAACCGCCTGATGGCGCTCGAGCCGCGTTATCTGAGCGCGCTGCGCCGCGCCTTGTCCGCACTGTTGCGCAGCGATTCGCCGATGCTGTCGCAAGTGCAGCCGCGTGCGGCTGTCCTGCTGCCGCGCATCGCCGACGTCACCATGCGGTTGCCGTGCGAAATCGGCGACTACACCGATTTTCTGACGTCGCTGCATCACACCGAACGGCACGGCCGCTACAAAGGGCTCGCGGACCCGCTGCCCGCCGCGTTCAAATCGCTGCCGATCGCGTATCACGGCCGTTCCTCGTCGCTGCGCGTGAGCGGCGGCGACGTGCGCCGGCCGCACGGCCAGTATCGCGACGCGCAAGGCAATGTGCGTTTCGGCCCGGCGCCCGCGCTCGATTTCGAACTCGAACTTGCGGCGTTTATCGGCCGCGGCAATGCATTCACGCGGCCTGTCGCGATCGACGACGCGCACCAGCACATCTTCGGCTACTGTCTGCTCAACGACTGGTCGGCGAAAAGCATTCAGTGGTTCGAACAGGTGCTCGGGCCGTTCCTCGGTAAAAGCTTCCACTCGAGCCTGTCGCCGTGGATCGTCACCGCGGAGGCGCTCGCGCCGTTCCGCAAATCGGCGCCTTCGCGCGCCGCAGGCGATCCGGTCATCATGCCGCACCTGAACGGCTCATTCGATCAGCGCAACGGCGGACTGAACCTCGAACTCGAAGCATTCCTGTCGACCGCAAAACTGCGTGCCGCGGGCGCTGCGCCCGTGCGCATCACGCGCACGCATCTCGACAATCTGTACTGGACGTTCGCGCAGATGGTCGCGCATCACACGAGTAACGGCTGCAATCTGCGCACCGGCGATCTGCTCGGCAGCGGCACGATTTCCGGCGCCGACGATGTGTCCCGCGCGTGCCTGACCGAGCTGACGAATGCGGGCAAAGACCCGTTGCAATTGCCGAACGGCGAAACGCGCACCGCGCTCGAAGACGGCGATGAAGTGATCTTCCATGCGCGTGCCGTGCAACCCGGCGCGGTGACGATCGGCTTCGGCGAATGTCGCGGCACGATCGCGCCGGCATTCGATGCGTCGCATGCGACCGGCGCAAGCACAAACCGCAGCGAGGCCCACGCATGA
- a CDS encoding SRPBCC family protein — MEFTGSQTIAASREHVWRGLNDAAVLQACVPGCEAFTAESDDEFKAVVVASVGPVKARFKGTLLLSDRDAPNGYKIAGQGEGGIAGFGKMTATVTLADAEEGGTLLTYVAEAQVGGKLAQIGSRLVTSVANKLAAEFFKRFNTTMSTTMSESSNANADEPSAAAAK; from the coding sequence ATGGAATTTACCGGATCGCAAACCATCGCCGCATCGCGCGAACACGTATGGCGTGGCCTGAACGACGCAGCCGTGCTGCAAGCGTGCGTGCCGGGCTGCGAAGCGTTTACCGCGGAAAGCGACGACGAGTTCAAGGCCGTCGTGGTGGCATCCGTCGGCCCCGTCAAGGCGCGCTTCAAGGGCACGCTGCTGCTGTCCGATCGCGACGCGCCGAACGGCTACAAGATCGCGGGCCAGGGCGAAGGCGGCATTGCCGGCTTCGGCAAGATGACGGCGACCGTCACGCTCGCGGACGCCGAAGAAGGCGGCACGCTGCTCACGTACGTCGCTGAAGCACAGGTTGGCGGCAAGCTCGCGCAGATCGGTTCGCGGCTCGTGACGTCGGTGGCGAACAAGCTCGCGGCAGAGTTTTTCAAACGCTTTAATACCACAATGAGTACGACCATGAGCGAAAGCAGCAACGCAAACGCTGACGAGCCCAGCGCGGCAGCAGCGAAATAA